The following proteins are co-located in the Cutaneotrichosporon cavernicola HIS019 DNA, chromosome: 3 genome:
- a CDS encoding uncharacterized protein (ER protein Pkr1): MVTTNSPSGSSTSSSPVQKNVALENDFAVSPATEAPGFADLLVKSIFEPGANAAVVMAMNVCFFLLVITLVGLAAITNWDWHVLALLTTSVILWAAMVWFIMMATAVQTNPENMPNTDMTIPADDASPPETRKDQ, from the exons ATGGTCACAACGAACTCGCCATCGGGTTCATCGACGTCTTCGTCGCCGGTACAGAAGAACGTCGCACTTGAGAATGACTTTGCGGTTTCTCCGGCAACAGAGGCGCCGGGCttcgccgacctcctcgtcaagtCTATCTTTGAG CCCGGAGCGAACGCGGCTGTTGTCATGG CAATGAATGTCTGCTTCTTCCTCCTGGTCATCACTCTCGTCGGCCTGGCGGCCATCACTAACTGGGACTGGCACGTCCTGGCCCTCCTGACCACGTCGGTCATCCTGTGGGCTGCAATGGTCTG GTTCATCATGATGGCCACGGCGGTGCAAACCAACCCCGAGAACATGCCCAACACGGACATGACGATCCcagccgacgacgcgtcgccACCAGAAACGCGCAAGGACCAATAG